ttttgaatttgcatGCATGAGCGTGATATCACATCTTGTACTATGCATGCACGGAATCTCTGCACACATGCTTTTTGAAAACCATCCGCACTAGCAATTGGTCTAGTTATAGCCCAAAATACCATTTGCACCCACGGTCTTCCTCTTCAGGCGATGGTTCCCAAAATCATCGCTTGCAGCGATGCATAATCGCACCCCTGCTTGCCGCCTCTGTTGCCGCCAAAGCTCGTATAGTGAGTGCCCTCAAACGGCGGTGGTTTCAACATACTCGCAAAGCCAACAGAGGAAAATTGCCTATAATCacatttttggattgttagaaatctaggcaatttcatGTTTAATTTATTCCATAAATATGACGCAAGCAAGAAATACATAAATATGATATCATATATGTGCTTATCAAACAAATTCATCATTAAAGACATCATGAATATGAAACTAGTGCTAACCAGCAATGCATGACATGTAGAATCTCTCAAATAAAGCATGTCGATCACAGTGTTTACGCTAATCACAAAGATTGCAACTTTGAGAATAAGATCAGCATACCCAGCGGCAGTGCCGGAAGCACCCGAAAGCGACATGGTGCTTTGTTGATGTAATCGTCCCGCTCGATGCCGTGCAGATATGTTGCAGTGCCGATCGTCCGCTCGATGTCGTGCCGCCAGGAACAGGAACGAAAGCCGCCAACATCGGGAACAGGAACGGAAGCGAGTAGTCGTGCCGCCGTCGACACTCCCCAAAAACGTGATTGCCGTCCTCACCCGAGCAGGTGAACCCAGCGGACGGAGACGTTCCAGAGGCCTACTCTTCCATCTCGTGTGCGCGCAAGAGACGGAACGGGAAGAACTCAAAGTGTTGCTGGATTGTGGTGATTGCCAGAGAGAAATTTTAACTGAAGGAACCCTCTTCGATTTATATCAAAGAAGGGAGGAAAGCGAGGAGTCGTGCTGCTGGAGGCGGAAGGCCATGGGCCTCTAGTCGTGCAATGGAGTGCCGGTAGAGTAAGGGAGAAGACAAGAAACTCCTATCATCAAACCTTTGATTGCCACTAATTTTGGTAACTCCCAACTCAAGGTGAGCAAATGGCAAAAATAAAGCCACGTCCGTCCACCATCCACCAGCCACGCCACGGTTCAATTTCTCAAATTAACCGGTCATTTAATGTGCAATATTGTCACAGCTCAAAATAACCAATCATTTAATGACCATAGAGTTTTATTGATTTATTAAAtattaatgggccaagcccattataTCTAACACAGCCATGGGGGATTACGCTGCCCtggccgcgctcgccgtcgccgtcgcctgcGCGCTAATGGCGTCCGCCGcgacgccggcgcgcgcgcagcAGTGCGGGCAGCACGCGGGGGGCATGCTGTGCCCGAACAACCTCTGCTGCAGCCGGTCGGGCCGCTGCGGCCTGGGCGCCGACTACTGCGGCGCTGGGTGCCAGAGCGGGGCCTGCTGCCCGAGGCCGCGTGCCCCGGCAACCTCTGCTGCGACGCGCGCGGCGTCTGCGGCCTCGGCGTCGAGTACTGCGGCGCCGGGGAGAGACGCCGCCGGCAACGTCACGTGCGGCCacggttttaaatagcgggctatgatAAGTCAGTACTCACGTGCGGCCACGGTTTTAAACAGCAGGCTATGGTAAATAACGGCGTATTTTTTTTAGGCTAAAAAGCTATAGCGGACTATGACAAATAGTGGTTTActattaaatcatgaaaaatacaaATAATAGATGCACAAAAACATAGTAATTAACGAAtttcataaatataaatatatttctaggGCTGCGGGAACATTACTTAAGTTGACAGTACAACAAAAttcatacaatcaaatattcaattGTCAAAAAGACCAAAATAATAGCACTGAACTAAGTATAAGGCTATAGCGATGCTAAAGCTACACCATTTAGCACAGCTATAGCACAATTTAGCCTCCATAACTACTATAACAGTATAAATACAAATAGCGTAGTGGAGACTCTCCGGAAAAAAAACTACTATTTAAAACCATGCGtgcggcgccaccgccggctgGCGGGCCTGCCCCGGCAACCTCTGCTGCGGCCACTTCGGGCGCTGCAGCCTCGGCGTCGAGTTCTGCGGCGACGGCTGCCACAGCGGCGCGTGCTGCGAGCAGCGCTGCGGGTGGCAGGCGGGCGGCGACGCCTGCACCAACGGCTACTGCTGCGGCCGGAACGGGTActgcggcctcggcggcgactaCTGCGGCACCGGATGCCAGAGCGGCCAGTGCCTCCACgccggcggtggagcggcggcccGTGCCGTTGGAGAGCTCCTCAACCGGACGGCTTCTGCTGCTGGAACCAAGGCGTCATTGCCGCAGTAGTCCATCCGCCTTGTGCCATGGGCCATGGCGTGTGTGCGTTCAAATAAATTCATCCAACAATTCATATGCATGGATATTGTTGGGAGGGGAGCACACGTATGTCCATCTTGCTGATGAAATAAATTCATCCAACTTGCTGATGAAATGGTGACTAATCACCAGCTGAGCCCGATCTGCTCCTTCCCCTAcataagaaaggcaaaggcctcACCGAACAGGTTTCCTGGCTGGAAGTTCACTAGTATTTGCAATGGATTTCATGTTTCACAGGATTTTCATATGGCAAACTGAACTCCATCTTTCCCATTTTCATCGGTGTCGCGGACGGGTACCGTCGCCACGGTGTGGACGCCGGCGCCTTCGCTCGGCGGCTCATGGCGAGCGCTCTGGCGAAGGTGGAGCTGGCGGCCAGGGCCAGCAaggcccgtcgcctccgcccgGAGGGCGTGCTGGAGAGGGCGTACGATCGAGTCCATGGTCATCAAGGGCACGCCGGGGGCGTTCACGGCCGTCGTTCTGTCGCTCCGCTCGACTCTCAGGTGGGCATACATCGGCGACAGCGCCTTCGCCGTGCTCCGGGGCGGCAGGATGGTGCACTgctcggcggcgcagcagcgccGCTTCAATTGCCCGTACCAGCTGAACTCCGGCGACGACGGAGACAGCCTCGCCGAGGCGGAGGTCGGCGGCATGCCGGTGGACGACGGCGACGTCGTGGTGGCCGGGACGGACGGTCTGTTCGACAACGTGCACGACATACAGGTGCTGGAGTTCCGTGGAGTGTGGAGGATCGTCATGCTGTTCTTGGTGGGCTAGAGAAGCTTGGTGCCCAGGCCATACAGGTAGCATGCCATGcgcaaaagttttttttctcaGGCAGATCAGCGcaaggaagaagaacaacaaccacCGCTCGTCCAACCTCTTTGGCATGTGATTAAGTTGCAGCTGCAGCACACGCATCTGAATCTTTCAGTTTAATTTTATGACGAACTAAATGATCTGAACGAATGCATAATTGTTCATGCCGATGACAGGTTCAGAATTGTGAGTGTGGACTTGTCCGTGAATTCTTCTTCTACCACAATTCAGAGCTGCCATGAACCGTCCGAGAGGTAGCTGCCGCCGGCATCGCTCGATCCGGTCTGGCGCGGAAATGAGCAGCAACGAATATCGATCAGCAAACAAAACAAGAGTCAGGATGAAAACAACATCTCATATGGGCACGGGTAGGGCACAGACTAGGGGCAGGGCCAGGACGGGCTGAGACCCAGAACAACAATTATTTGCTTAAGATTCGTACAATTTTATAGAGAGGACCACCCGAGCAAAATTGTCAAATTATAGGTTGTTCTATCCAACGACCAAGGTTTAAAATCTCCGGCTAAGTCTCTTAGCTGCTATTCTCTGCAATCAGTAAGTGCGGTTATAGCCGGATATTGGGATCTttgcttcttagatgcccagacagggagcatgaacagtaggAAAGAAGACAATGAAAGCAGATGCCGAACTCTCCAATAATaatcagaaaattcaaccctttacactgtggagagagggggctatttatacccctagcccctCGGCCAGggtttcctaaattgccccctcccaactcatttacagctcactcttaGCCGGTTCctgggtaaaattacaaggtgagaggttcACAAATCCGATCTTCTCACGTATTCgggaggtgtacaaatccgaccttctcacatatTCACGTTTTACTCACATGTCTACAATCGACGAAGGTTACAACAACCTTCGGGTACCTCCGGTAGTTTGAGCCATGAAGGTTCCATGAACGAGCAATCAGTCGTCATCTTCGCTCCCGGCGGTGATCTCTTTTCCCGAAGGTCTTGGCCTTCGAGCTTATGCTTCCAGGTAGCCGTTTGTCACCTTCGCCCCCGAAGGTGAGAACCGAAGGTCTTGCTCTTAGACCTTTTGCTCCCGACCGGTGGTTTGTTTCCTTTGCCCACCGAAGGTTGTCACCGAAGGTCTTAGTCTTTaagcttgtgcttctgagtgaTCCTTCGTCACCTTCAGGTACGCTTACCCTCCTCTCGTTGGAGCCCTGCAAAagagttagggagcatttccgagggtaGGAGCTTGTCCcggaggtccaatccccaacaccGGAGATAGCTACGGCTAAGAGATTTAGctgtttttataaaaataagaaaaaaaaagcttgtAGCCACATTCACCGCTGCTTGCCCGCCGAGGATATATATCGCTCGGGCTACAATTCTTGCATCCGTTGCCTGAACAAATTGGCATGCGTCTGTGGTCTAATTCGGCCCAACATTGTATTCCAGTTTGTTACCGCAGCCCAATATAATATCACATGTGCTACGCTATCTGCTGCATGGGTCAGGTTGTCGCTAATCCGTTCAGGCCGAACACACTCTGTCACGGTCGAACTCACCTTGCCAGCTTGATAGTGACATGTAAGAAGGCGCCTCGTGTTCTTTTGTTTTTCTATTCCGtgtttttttctctttcctctttttgttccgtTATTACTTGTCTCTTGTttcttctttcatttttctattcttatctttttcttatgtgTTTTTTCCTCTTGTGATTCCGTTTGTGGTTTCTTTTTCTCtgtttattttcaccttctagcTACATTCTTTTTTAAATTCATTTCGTAAACTTTATAACCTACTTTTAATTTCTAATTTTTCCcttatttacttatttaatttttcttacaTTCTACAAGTggatattattatttattttataattcatattattcatttttatttttataataatttcGATATTCCTAATCGATTGTTTGGATATGGAAATCTAGCGATCCCTAGTATACACGAGATTgcttttgaaataaaaattgtTGTCTCTTCATACATTATATTTCTTATAGTACTGAAAGAAATACTTTTAGtgcaatttgaatttttcaaaagatcaaattttattattttatgaTATATTTATCTGTTCcatttaatactataaattGTTCGCATGAGAGATATGTATTATAAATTGTTCATATTTAATATATACTAATTTATTTGTATTACACACTTATAATTCGGTGTATGAAATAATTCATATCCTTTATATGCTAACTTGTTTAGCAAGCGTATATATGGTTATAATAATTATTTCTTGCGATGTAGATGCATTTGTTTATGTAAAATTATTTTACTACACgtaactaatttgttcgcaGTATCTAATCATTTGTTCGCTTTGTGGATTAAATTGTTCGGTGATATTGATTCATTTGTTCGCGATACTTATTTCTATTATTTATCCTGTAGAATCAAATGTTCGTGATGTTTAACATTTTGTTCATagcacattattatttgttcattatgTTTCAACTTTTTGTTTAtagaaataattatttgttcgttaaaatatttattcctAGTAGccataattaattatttagtatttttagaaaatgttttttAAATATCGTGCAAACATAGGTATGTGTGgttttgttttgaagatcttagcATAAGAAATACAATGGTGcaatccaaatttaatttggatgctgGATTTATTACTTGTtgctttttaaaattttgaatttgcatGCACGAGCGTGATATCACATCGTTGTACTATGCATGCACGGAATCTCTGCACACATGCTTTTTGAAAACCATCCGCACTAGCAATTGGTCTAGTTATAGCCCAAAATACCATTTGCACCTACGGTCTTCCTCTTCAGGCGATGGTTCCCAAAATCATCGCTTGCAGCGATGCATAAtcggcggttttttcttttttatattttttgaaaataaaaattttaaaaatatgtgtctgttttgaaatatttcaaaaatatcccccggtcgcccttccatagggcgacaggccataagtgtatttttttttcatattcgCAACGAGGTTCCTGGCAAAAAAAAGGCATGTCGCCCACCCCaagggcgacaggggcctgtcgcccgtgggggggcgacagggtcccctcccccctatataaaccctggccgccatatgccgctatctcctttgtcatttgagcctaaaaattcaggaaaaaaagagagggtgaggagaagaaaagcggcgaagctctgccgaattgcgtacttgtgatctaccggtaacttccgtatgaatccattgatattgtataaaaaattaatttaattagcggattagctgaattagatttggtgctttataacactcgtttagtattacaatttcagtactattatagacttgtttttaaattaattatgaattagaatagaattatgaaagtaccttattgatattgcagcataaggcaatgactgcctccaattgtggaggattttcatggactgaagaaaaatctagtataatacttgatatcatgacccatcttgttatcaataagaagttggatccgttagcggatggtacgatagagatagtgttctccaaagtagtagagtttaaagatttcacattatttcgaggtattacgacgcacGATGTAAatggacacctgctagaacgtcggaagatatacatgagagtatgtgaactagcgaatcatcctaatatcattggattcttacaaagttcttgtaagatatggatgcggccagaggtatatgagatgcacattaaggtaactctcattatgttgtaatcccgtccgtcatttcgaatccatatttatgaaacagtaacattgttttttaattatatgctaggattctcccaggacacggagttgattaacaaaacgataccaaatttccgtaaattggtatgtatcttcggtggtggacttatgctgcaaactagacgaaggaggcggataagatcttcgggtgatagtacttggcctgcgcaagaacagatgcccggaggttcgtcaagtcatgttgcaccacctgcagcacaaatttgtgttaactgggatgacgacatggatgacttcatgccccccaaaccatggcatccaacacatgatgttcctcccgctgtacatgaacctagaatcagaaaggagacaaagggaaaggcaagaggttcgtcaagtcatgttgcaccacctgcagcacaaacttgtgttaactgggatgacgacatgaatgactttatgccccccaaaccatggcctccaacacatgatgttcctccccctgtacatgaacgtagatccagaaaagagagaaaggaaaaggcaagaggttcgtcgagccatactacaccacctgcagcaccatcatctgtcaactgggatgacgacctagatgatttcatgccatgatctataacatatgatgttcatcggtttaagatgtattcgcatttagtattgttaatgttgtattatgcttgtatgtatgtatgtctcgtatct
This window of the Panicum virgatum strain AP13 chromosome 1K, P.virgatum_v5, whole genome shotgun sequence genome carries:
- the LOC120653062 gene encoding lectin-like, giving the protein MGDYAALAALAVAVACALMASAATPARAQQCGQHAGGMLCPNNLCCSRSGRCGLGADYCGAGLGVEFCGDGCHSGACCEQRCGWQAGGDACTNGYCCGRNGYCGLGGDYCGTGCQSGQCLHAGGGAAARAVGELLNRTASAAGTKASLPQ